A stretch of Desulfotalea psychrophila LSv54 DNA encodes these proteins:
- a CDS encoding class I SAM-dependent methyltransferase: MKPTNTEITIEAYDINASKYANKFMEFIPYQEKIKLFQENFLTENSSILDLGCGPGNNANFLLKADRGYQIEGVDLSAQMIELAKKNAPDTNFRVQDIRTITSDKMYNAIIASFCIVHLADQETSSLIEKIAKMLKENGHLYLSFMEGKVAGLESTSFSKEDIFFNYYERSELVKLLARNDLETVEILDDDYKEGDGSTTKDVFIFARKC, encoded by the coding sequence ATGAAACCAACAAATACAGAAATCACCATTGAGGCATATGATATAAACGCCAGTAAATATGCCAATAAATTCATGGAATTCATACCATACCAAGAAAAGATCAAGCTCTTTCAAGAAAATTTCCTAACAGAGAACTCAAGCATTCTTGACCTCGGTTGCGGACCTGGAAACAATGCCAATTTTCTACTTAAGGCTGACAGAGGCTACCAAATCGAGGGGGTGGATCTGTCTGCCCAGATGATAGAGCTTGCCAAAAAAAATGCGCCCGATACCAATTTCAGAGTACAGGACATTCGCACCATCACCTCTGATAAGATGTACAATGCCATCATTGCCTCTTTTTGCATAGTCCACCTCGCGGACCAAGAAACCTCTTCCTTAATAGAGAAGATTGCAAAAATGCTCAAAGAGAATGGCCACCTCTACCTCAGCTTTATGGAGGGAAAAGTAGCGGGACTCGAGAGCACAAGCTTCTCTAAGGAGGACATCTTCTTTAACTACTATGAACGATCCGAACTGGTAAAGTTACTTGCTAGAAATGATCTTGAAACCGTGGAAATATTGGACGATGACTATAAAGAGGGGGATGGTTCTACCACCAAGGATGTTTTTATCTTTGCCCGGAAATGTTAG
- a CDS encoding pyridoxamine 5'-phosphate oxidase family protein, with product MKLAEYFENTRGTAVFATADANGRVDSAIYSHPHCLADGILGFVMADKRSHRNLLTNGQAAYLFIEEGDDYRGVRLQLDLVEETSDPELVNKYHRHPAKNCELPVSDTIYFVTFKVKEVRELVGDDDPGFTL from the coding sequence ATGAAACTTGCAGAGTATTTTGAAAACACCAGAGGGACCGCTGTCTTTGCCACCGCAGATGCTAATGGCAGGGTGGACAGTGCTATCTATTCTCATCCACACTGCCTGGCTGATGGCATATTGGGTTTTGTCATGGCTGATAAGCGATCCCATCGCAACCTACTGACCAATGGTCAGGCGGCATATCTTTTTATTGAAGAGGGCGATGATTATCGGGGCGTTCGCCTACAATTGGATCTTGTTGAAGAGACAAGCGATCCTGAACTTGTTAATAAGTATCATCGTCATCCCGCAAAAAACTGTGAACTACCTGTTAGTGACACCATATACTTTGTTACCTTTAAGGTAAAAGAGGTGCGTGAGCTTGTGGGCGATGATGATCCTGGTTTTACTCTCTAG
- a CDS encoding RluA family pseudouridine synthase, whose protein sequence is METNKKFKAPPKKYQPRGLPIVYEDNDIILVDKVAGLATTSRDKDNENTAYFRLTNYVKKGVAKSSNRVFLIHHVDKEASGLLIFAKTEKARRHLLDNWSDFNVSYVAAVHGVPVQTEGVLRANLAENMIHKMYVTVAGEKTRPAETEYSLLQHSANYSLLSLRPKTEVKHQVRVQLADKGHSIIADKIYGVKSDEMKRLALHAAHLTITHPHTKKEMSFESRVPGHFYALTAALKKA, encoded by the coding sequence ATGGAAACGAATAAGAAATTTAAGGCCCCTCCCAAGAAATATCAGCCAAGGGGCTTACCCATTGTCTATGAAGACAATGATATTATATTGGTGGATAAGGTAGCAGGTCTTGCCACCACCAGTAGAGATAAGGACAACGAAAATACTGCCTATTTTCGTCTGACAAATTATGTGAAAAAAGGTGTTGCCAAGTCTAGTAATAGGGTCTTTCTCATCCATCATGTGGACAAGGAGGCCTCGGGGCTTCTCATCTTTGCCAAGACAGAAAAGGCCAGACGTCATCTACTCGATAATTGGAGTGATTTTAACGTCTCTTATGTGGCGGCTGTGCATGGGGTGCCTGTGCAGACAGAGGGGGTGTTGCGGGCAAATTTGGCAGAAAACATGATTCATAAGATGTATGTGACGGTTGCCGGTGAGAAGACCCGTCCTGCAGAAACAGAGTACAGCCTGCTTCAGCACTCTGCTAACTATAGTTTGCTGAGTCTACGACCGAAGACCGAGGTGAAGCATCAGGTGCGTGTTCAACTTGCCGATAAGGGACACTCTATTATTGCCGATAAGATCTATGGGGTTAAGAGCGATGAGATGAAAAGACTTGCCCTGCATGCAGCCCATTTGACCATAACTCATCCGCATACAAAGAAGGAGATGAGCTTTGAGAGTCGAGTTCCCGGTCATTTCTATGCCCTTACTGCCGCTTTGAAAAAAGCGTAA